gcttttctttttttcaagaaattctcagtatcAGCTTGGGGTAGGGTTATTAAGCTGTCGCTACGAAACGGGAAGATAGTGGTATTACATCTCCGTTCCTCTGAGACAACGTTAAGCCATCGATCCCCATacgttgtcatcatcattatcatcattaacagccgatggacgtccactgctggacataggcctcttgtatggacttccaaacacaacgctctcgagtcgccagcatccagcggctccctgcaacccattcgatgtcctcggttcacctagtagggggtcgaccaacactgcgctttcggtacgaggttgccattccagcaccttgggaccccaacgtccatcggctcttcgaactatgtggcctgcacaTAGCCACTTCAATTAAATGAGGAGGTACCTAGTCGTCTCGACTATTTTTAACATTGccaaactaatctatactaatattataaagctgaagagtttgtttgtttgattgaacgcgctaatctcaggaactactggaccgatttgaaaaattctttaagtgttagatagcccatttatcgaggaaggctataggctatatattatccctgtattctcacgggaacaggaaccatgcgggtgaattataaataaataaatatcagtcCAGTGGAGGCCGTGTAAAATCCATACAGGTGTATAAGTAAGATAAGTGCAAGTAAGATCTGTCTACTAATTTTTCACTGAATAAAAACaggaatattttgaaattttcagtaTGGGCCTAACGTTACACCAGCACGGCCACAGTCACGGCGGCGGCAGTCACGGCCACTCTCACGGCGGGACCAATCCTGTCCTCAACAATAAGGTAACACGTCTCTTTCagaatcttcttcttctcttcAGAAGAAATTCTAGCCATGTCAAGTAACGATTCTAActcttaaagtaaattaaaatttcagagAGACATATccgatatctatactaatattataaagctgaagagtttgtttcattgaacgcgctaatctcaggaactactggtccgatttgtaaaattcttttagtgttagatagcccatttatggaggaaggctataggctttatattatccccgtattcctacggggacgagaaccacgcgggtgaaaccgcgcggcgtcagcttgtatTTGTATAATGGACATGCCAAGTGCAAACAAATGCAGCActtatacattaaaaatacaaaagctTAACAATCAGTCCAAAAGTCCACTATTACAACCGTCTTTTACTGGCATACCTACAACTGacaatatagatttttttaattgtactttgagtgaactcacaaaggctgcccagtgggctatttgttatagtacctaggtaaaataagttttttgattttttattgttttagttttttgttaCTTGTAAATTGTGTATGGCTACACTAGTGAATTGGGGATGATCTGTAATGctagtgtaagtttgtaaataaataaataaaaaaaaactctagaTTGCTGcgtaagtaaaattaaagtatacTTAAATCTAAGAAAAAGTCGAAATAATGATAGATTGATCAGTATTCTGAGGGTTGATCACGAACTTCTATACtataccatacatttttaattttaattttcgaagcgtttggtTGTTGAGAGAGAATAGTTAATtatgtaacatggctagagcGGCTTCCACAGTCCAGGAACTTTTCAGGCTTccatagtccacaaggaacccttatagtttcgccatgtccgtctgtctgtctgtccgtccgtccgtctgtccacAAAGCTGTatatttagcatgagtatgtacataaaaaatgtaaacaaaggcgttaaataaaatcttggattttttttttagggtatACGTGAagtgggattttttttttcactcgtTTATTTATAGAGTGGGGTATcattggataggtctttgaaagatatatGGGGTCTTCTACCAATATTTCTCGGTGTAGGgatccatttttaaatattaagctttgaatagctaatttttgttaaattcaaGTGACCCCAACCTCTGCTGACtaaaagtgctaacttaatctacgtcACTCCActtacactgcgcgtggcccgataCACACTTGGCCGGcttttcattttctttaaatactctcattattaattaaattatgaagaCGTAATACTATGAAGTAGATAATTGATTATCTACCAATAATAACAATACTAATAGATAATAATCAAGTACCAATTCAATAACTAATCAATCATCATATTTAATGTACTTGTATCAAAGAAGATACGAAAACGAAAAGATAAAATGATATCTAATTAGTAcctatttatgttttaataagaTACAAGTCATgatataatataagataacTCTAGTCAGttctcgaacccaggaccttgtgatctaaagccatataggctaaccactggactaacaaAACTGGagacaattttatatttattttatttattggaaaaAGAAACAACAGCTCATTACCAAACACTAATTTAAAAGAAACAATATTaccttaagagcgcgcagcgcgtcggtacgatatggataaaatttgaagcgcaaacgagacgccgaattatgacggACGGATATAAAAGCAcagagcgattgacgcgcgacgcaaattttatgacgtgagcgccaaaaccatatttacctaattgcaagtaaattaaacaacataacgaaaaacaaaatggccatgttcaagatatatacctaatttcaaaaatgtgcgcaaaatatgtattttttaaaaaataaactatcgacaaaagttttacaaattttgtattttgtatagtcataacgaagctaacactttgaaatatcatttacccaaatatcaggctcctaacttttccagaacctgagatccagaaccatttgtaaccaccaaattacatattacaCACTCTTAAACTGTGGAAAACTACAAATTTTtcgtaaacaaaattataatcaaaCCACAATCCTGAAACTAcgataaatcaaaaaaaaacgaGTCAGTTTTGTGCACGATGGGTCCCGTAGCATTATCTATATAAACGGCAAAAACTCATGGCAGTTGTATgggaaatattgaaatatttattttattctgtttttaattatataatatctatttatagCGCCAACAGAAATATCTACATCATCTGTGAAAATTGTAACTTGTCTATCACGGTTCATGGACAGACGGACATTGAAATCTTAGTAATAGGTCATTTTCTATTCTTTGGGTACGAAGCCTTAAAaatagaatggggatgatgactaggtttgaataccTATattgatacattcaggtaaataaggtcaatgttaactaatttacacataaaaagcaaagattgtctggatatttgcaaaataaataagattataaaatttcaaaatctattaaaaatcttttatcgtaattagatgaaaattcatacagttttagcttccttacattaaatgtgacatttttcaataaatgaactataaacataagtacgcacaaataaaaaagatattagtaattttgtttgaacgcccatacaaacctaacgatcaacgagccaacgacgtcactaaatcgtgccattttgtatggagcgtttttcagggatccgcggcagttccgcaaatctgaccctttaaatccctgtagctccgaaagtaatgatcgcagataccctgttacttttacaaaattgctttgctattagtatactcttaatttatatacaatttaaaaaactgtcatcatccctattaaagcATTTGTGTTTATGTGTGATGGTGTGTATGTCATGTGTGTGTTGCAACTTATTGTATTGCAGCAGAAGGAGCGGACGGACTCGGACGCGGAGAGCTCGTCGTCCCACCAGCACGAGCACGGGGAGAACATCAACGTGCGCGCCGCCTTCATCCACGTGCTCGGCGACTTCCTGCAGAGCTTCGGCGTGCTCGTCGCCGCTGTGGTCATCTACTTTAAGGTACATCACTATCACAGTGGAGATGAATATCTTGGCACACGTTTTCTCAAACTTATAGCTTTACTTACTCCATTAAACCCTATGTGATGATTTCGCTTTAAATAAATGTGAAATCACATTGTTGTAACAAAGGACTAAAGGAAATTCAACCACGCGTTCCTAGATGCAAATTCTGAGTCAGGTCATGGAACACTTACTAAGGTtttcttctaagatattttcaCTAAAAGCCCTCAGGGAAAGTAGTGTGTTTTTTGGCATCTATGAAGTGGACACCATAGGTTACACCCCGTGCCTTGGATAGTCTTCAGGAATTTGCTCGACCTCAGTTATTATCGTAACATCTAGTAGTGGGCGTTAACATCAAAGTTAGTTCCGCCAACATTGTAGAAGCGTGTTTTCTACCCTGTCTCctttaaggagggaggcctggccctataATGGATGGTTAAAAGAAGCTGATTATGATTAGTGTTGTAATGACAGAAGTACGTCCTTTACAGCCGGAATGGAACCTCGTGGACCCCATCTGCACGTTCCTGTTCTCGGTGCTGGTGCTAATCACGACATTCAACATTATAAAGGACACCTTGCTCGTACTGATGGAAGGATCCCCTAGAGATGTCGATTTCCAGGTATGTCTTGCATAAATCGACTTTACCTTTTATCGTAATATCCCAATAAATTCGTCCGAAAAATTGGTATGGGTTTTACCTGTAAAGTTTTCCGGGAGTTTTGAAAATGGGtaaatttatagattttgaGGTGATTTTTATGCCACCTCGTATTTTTGTCGCTCGTGGCACTACTGGCACTAAATGGCGTATGAAACCAGTCTAAATATTTTAGTATCGAAATATAAAAGCATATTGGCCTTGTAGCTTGGCTGGAGAACTAACGATCATTTATTCGTTTCGCAGGAAGTAGCAAACACCTTCATGTCTTTGCCCGGCGTCGTCAGAATACACAACCTGCGCATGTGGGCGCTGTCGCTGGACAAAACCGCCCTCTCCGCACATCTTGCTATACGTAAGTGATGAACTAGTAATTCAAAAATACTATAGTTGAGTcgcacagcgggcgatggaacgagctatgctcggagtgtctctgcgtgatcgaatcagaaatgaggagatccgcggaaaaaccaaagtcaccgacatagctcagcgagttgcgaagatGAAGTGGGATGAAATGGGCGGGCcgcatagtttgaagagccgatggaggttggggtcccaaagtgctggcatggcgaccctgcactagtaagcgcagtgttggtctaccgaacattcgctggatgcaggtggctcaatatcgtgatgtttggaagtccatacaaaaggcctatgtcctgcagtggacatccaccGGCTGATGAgctgatcatgatgatgatgatagttataGAAATcatgtggaatggtggcaaaaatactggctgcatttccgcattGGTCATCCAGGCTGATCTTGTCCGCACAAAATAATCAGCCCTTCTGTTTATGGTAGaaaaaaagcttggaaatgGCACTATATAACTGGCTACTTAGTTTTAagcaatattgtaaaattatgatgaataaaacccctggctgagtttgttgtgggctctttatTGAATGCTCTGCGACATATTATACACTGCGACTCAAAAGTTCATATAGTTCAAACCAAAAGTTCAGGGTTCGTAGCCAAAAATACATCAAATCTCTCTCTACAAACGcttacgcttcgaaaactaaaaaaaacgtaTCGTAGACTTTACCTGGTAAATTGGTCACGCAACTTATCGATGACGGATGTCATACCGATACATTTGTTAGCTTTCGATGCCTATTTAGTTGTAATTTGAATACAGGTCCAGTTATGTGGGGTGGCTAAAGAAAAgtttgtaatgaaaaaatattctgaGGAATTGAGAATCTTTTTTGAAATACCATTCTATTAATCGtccattttcttaatttgttattaatatgaATTTCAACAGGCACCGGTGCGAGCCCACAGAAGGTATTGGAGCAAGCAACTCGGCTGGTCCACGAGAAGTACAACTTCTTCGAGATGACGCTCCAGATCGAGGAATTCAATGATGGCATGGAGGCGTGCAGCCAGTGCAAGATGCCGCAGTCCTGATCCTGTGTTGTGTGGAAACTCTTGAGGCTGATAGTTGTATACCAAGGAAACAAGCACCATGTACTGAATAAGGACCAATCTTTTGTTACATATCTTATATGAATAACttgctgccgccgcgcggtttcacccgcgtggttcccgttcccgtaagaatacgggtataatatatagcctatagccttcctcgataaatgggctatctaacactgaaagaa
This DNA window, taken from Bicyclus anynana chromosome 1, ilBicAnyn1.1, whole genome shotgun sequence, encodes the following:
- the LOC112048369 gene encoding zinc transporter 2-like isoform X3; translated protein: MFKDGKATYGSDAPARGRRVIFCVHGNPSTGCCQVTETTADADDGDIRNGSISEAARHCHRSRNEEIDKRARRKLIIASILCVIFMIGEIVGGILSNSLAIATDAAHLLTDFASFMISLFSLWVASRPATRKMSFGWYRAEVIGALTSVLLIWVVTAILVYMAVQRVIYKEFEIDATVMLITSAVGVAVNLIMGLTLHQHGHSHGGGSHGHSHGGTNPVLNNKQKERTDSDAESSSSHQHEHGENINVRAAFIHVLGDFLQSFGVLVAAVVIYFKPEWNLVDPICTFLFSVLVLITTFNIIKDTLLVLMEGSPRDVDFQEVANTFMSLPGVVRIHNLRMWALSLDKTALSAHLAIRTGASPQKVLEQATRLVHEKYNFFEMTLQIEEFNDGMEACSQCKMPQS
- the LOC112048369 gene encoding zinc transporter 2-like isoform X2, whose translation is MSEDKKPLLLFKDGKATYGSDAPARGRRVIFCVHGNPSTGCCQVTETTADADDGDIRNGSISEAARHCHRSRNEEIDKRARRKLIIASILCVIFMIGEIVGGILSNSLAIATDAAHLLTDFASFMISLFSLWVASRPATRKMSFGWYRAEVIGALTSVLLIWVVTAILVYMAVQRVIYKEFEIDATVMLITSAVGVAVNLIMGLTLHQHGHSHGGGSHGHSHGGTNPVLNNKQKERTDSDAESSSSHQHEHGENINVRAAFIHVLGDFLQSFGVLVAAVVIYFKPEWNLVDPICTFLFSVLVLITTFNIIKDTLLVLMEGSPRDVDFQEVANTFMSLPGVVRIHNLRMWALSLDKTALSAHLAIRTGASPQKVLEQATRLVHEKYNFFEMTLQIEEFNDGMEACSQCKMPQS